The following is a genomic window from Plectropomus leopardus isolate mb chromosome 3, YSFRI_Pleo_2.0, whole genome shotgun sequence.
CACCGAGAAgagaaataacacaaactgtTAAACTAGATTCAAACGCagagtttaaagtttaaagtttaaaatcatCAGCCCTCCGTTTCCATCAGCGTAACATCCTGTAGAGAGGCACCTTATGGAGATTGGTCCGACCTGTTAGACTTCTTTTCAGGTCACACACGCCCACACCCACACGCTCTGCTGCCGGCAGCGagatcaaaaaacaaatagacatCCACCGACATTCAAACTCAAACCTGAAGGACAGCACCCTTATTAAAATGATATTGttcaaatgaccaaaaattagggaacattttttttaatcatttttaatgaaaatgcaaactctGTACTTTCTCCTATAGACTGCTTGTGTGAGAAAAATTCAAtatagaaaatgtaaataatagtaataataataataatagtaataagtccaataataataattttaaaagacaaaaaataactatgCTTTTccagaagcaaaaaaaatgcattttacaacaattaacaaaatatattaatgcTATTAAATACTTTACCAGAGGttaaacattgaaaaataaaatttgcactttttatgaAAGTGATATGAAATCATATAAaatgcttctctttttttttttactttattgaaaTTAAGTACCTCACAATCATTATAACAAATCATAATAATCTTAGTGgttataataaaagaaaacaagatgaagTTAATTACAGACAGCtgacagtatatatatatatatatatatatatatatattatatatatatatttattattatatattgattattattCTATCGTCTgcatttctcttaaaaaatgccaaaaatcaagtttaaacTGCAGGTTTTAGTGATAGTAAAGACCTTTGAACAGCAGGGGGCGGTGTGCGCTTTGCATGCTGGTTTGTGATCCTTCAGCGCgcgagaagaagaagacgaaaaCGTCAACAGCTGATCTGATGGTGACCTCGTGCCTCAGTTTCAGCATGATTTGTGTAAGTTAGTTTGATCGGGAAAATCTGAGCTGTGAGTTCAGTCAGTCCGAACATCTGGAGACACGATGAGGACACTGAGGAGGCTCCAGTCCTGGTGTCCTCTCCTGCAGAGAcgctgctcctctctctgtcagagACCAGCGGTCTGCAGACTCCTGCTCGCTCCTCATTTGCTCCTGCAGCCAGCTGCTCAGGTGCGTCTGCGCAGCACATCAAGAGGTTTTCTCTGTCCGCGTGCAGGTCCAGAAACAAAGATGACTCCAGCAGCGGTGAGCACGCGGGATTTAACcatgaggaggaggggggaggaggaggaggacttcATAGATgacagagaggtggaggagctgTTTCAGCTGCAGGTCCCTGCAGGAGAGCATCAGCAGCACAGAGTGTTCATCGTGCACCCTGATGTGAAGTGGGGCAGCAGGAAGCAGCACCTGACCACAGGTAACTACACCTCACAGCACCGTGACGCAGCAACACCTGAGACtcacaaatataaatgtattttattcacGTTTTTTGGCGTAACATAATGATAGTGATTGGCCAATCTCAGACAGTCAAAAGATAATCCTCATGCGCGGATTTGTTTATACTGATACACAGACCAGGGGTCGACCTTTATTGGTTTTTtagggccgatactgatactatttattagtagttaatgagtccgatatttggaaccgatatgcatttataataaaaatgaaaatgtttttgtcaatatttagattttggaatataacagactgtaacataaaactttgtttaaatgcttttagcaaatgttttctcaactttgaaactttcaacatcatatacagcaacttttatttatttatttattttaataaagtcaagtgacaatttaattaaaaagaccCAATGTATCCTATATACAAATGTGTACTGCGGCCTTTCTgttcctctttttctcattatcttttattattttgtgcgGTTTTAGATActgcacatatgtgtgtgtagatatTGGTTGGAGTTGATTGTCATAATCAGAGAGAGGTTGTCATGGCCTTAgaatattttttagtattttatgacttattgttattttagaaaTTCATTACTTTGCACCGGGGTCATAATAAAATCAAGCAAATGtacccaaaaaaacattcagtaaagaaaaaataaataaaatttgtgcattttatccTATGTGATAAGGAAATCCTTCATCTATAATGTAAGCCACTGGttataaatatttgacatatttaaagaaaatacaaggaAGTAGTAAATGGGGGCAGAAATGTTTCTGCGTCACGGCAGCGGCCCGTGTGACCGTGTGACCCGCTGATTTATCTGGCCTCTCTGCGTGCAGCTGAGCTGATGATGGCCGAGGCCGTGGGGCTGGTGAACACTCTGGACGACTGGAGAGTCGTGGACACGATCATCCTCTCCACCAAGAcaccagagaagaagaggatATTTGGCAAAggcaacttcctgtctctcacaGGTATTTATCCCGTCTGTGCTCGcctgcctttaaccctttaacacctggatctacatcagttttcttgtgctgcattcagacgcccctcacaagaatttaaacctctgaaacccaaaaactggtttgattttttttttcaaaaacaacaaacaaataaaagataataataagcaacttggcaagaaatgtcccacatgccataaaaattaaaattatctgAACATTAGCAGATTATTGGATATGATCcaaaaatgtttagattttcagaaaactatatttataattatatgaTTATCTCTGGAggccatttcttgttgttttttaaattttttttactgctttctcttttttttaatttcatgtaattttcttgtgacttctTAAGAATGTCTTTCTATTTTGAGGGCATTTCTGTTAAATAGCTCGTTTGCTTctatcagtgtgttttttaaaaattaaaccaatatgctcatgtttcaaagagttaactcTTTACAACACATGTCCAAGAAAATCAcaagaaacaataaaattatccaaaaaaagaaaagtaaaataagaaaaacaaataagaaaatgacctgaaaaaagtgcaaaaacccttttttaaaaaagggcctTTTTtgctgtaacacaattttaaacatataatatatatgattGAAATTTAATGAttgaaatatagttttctggacattttctttagatttttgataattttgcatCAACTAGTTTTCAGGTcaatttctggtcattttctttgtttttcttgcagtttgtgtgacatttcttaccaagtagGTCATTGCATTTATCctcaagtttttgaaagaaatcatgaaatttgctcaggttcgaAGGGTTAATGCGACTCgtgtgctttttttcactgtttagaGAGAATCAGGAGAACAGCAGGAATCACTGCGGTGTTTGTGAACGTGGAGCGTCTGTCGGCTCTGTCTGAGGTGTGCTGATCTGAAATCGCTCTCTGGCTGCACACAGGAGGGTTTTCACACACTGACGGACATTTTCTCGTCCATTTAGAGGGAGCTCGAGGAGGCCTGGGGGGTTAAAGTCTTTGACAGATACTCGATGGTCCTCCACATCTTCAGGTGCAACGCCAGGACGAAAGAGGCCAAGTTACAGATCTCTCTGGCAGAGATCCCTTTGTTAAGGTGCCTTTGAGCACTCAAAGTGCCCCacctttaacatattttaatgtttttcccctcagccattaaaattttaaatgtctccATGTGATTTAGATCTcgtctgaaaaatgaaatggcAAATTTGGATCAGCAGGGCGGAGGATCGAGATACATCGGAGGTTCAGGTAACATCCCTGAACGATAAaaggcagcacacacacacacacacacacacgcctctgCCCGGATgttgctgcagctctgtgattgGTCCTTACAGGTGAGACTCTGTTCGAGGTGCAGCAGAGACTGCTGAAGGAGCGCGAGATGAAGATTCGCTCAGCGCTGGAGAAACTGCGGAGAAAAAGGCACCTGCTGCGATCTCAGCGCAAACACAAGGAGTTCCCCACCGTCTCTGTGTTAGGATATACCaactgtgtgtgagagactgcaaacagtttgagaaaatagttttcatattgctttgtttatctgtttgatatttcatttcatttaatttaacctgagcaaattggcttgatttctttccaaaaatatgggaagacaGCAGTGAACAATGAAAGAagtgaaattagtaaaaagtaaaaggaaattacctgaaaattggtaaaaaaaataaataaataaataatacgtaaaataaaatttaaaaaaaaaaagaagtacccgaaaagagaaattattttgttacacaattaaaatacgcaattatgataattattaatatagttttccttAATTTTTCCCCAGAAATTTTTCACTAGTTtgtcaaaaattattttctaaatctaccaatttcttatcgagttgctcatttttttcctgatttttgaaagaaattgcaccagtttcctcaggcttcaaaggtttTATTACGAGTAAAAGGTGACTTAAatctgcacaagaaaagtgacgtcagTCAGGTCTCAAAATGTTAATTGAATTTACTATAattaatttactgtaatttttttattttattttattttatttaaaagggacacagcgtattaatgaacatcagtatagaatattaatgttaatgtgCCAGAGTTAGCAGGACTGCTGATTTACATCCGTAGTTTCTTGGCTGGAAACAGACAGTAGAAatattaagaaagaaaaacaagaaaaaatagaaaacaataaTTACAACCATTCATACATCCTTTATCATCTGTTCAGGTAAAACGACCCTGATCAAAGCGCTGACTGGCGACAGCGGTCTTCAACCCAGAAACCAGCTGTTCGCCACGCTGGATGTCACCGTCCACGCCGGCCAGCTGCCCAGCCGCATGACGGTCCTGTACGTGGACACCATCGGCTTCCTGTCCCAGCTGCCGCACCAGCTCATCGACTCGTTCTCCGCCACGCTGGAGGACATCAAACACTCAGTGAGTACCTGCCGCTCACATTGAGGGTGTTTATTTGCCTCCACGCCGGTGACAGCTGCTGCCGCaggcattgtgtttttagaGGTGTGCACGAGCCTCCATATTTGAGAGTAAAGCTGCTGACTTGTCTTTCTCACACTTCCAGGACCTGTTGGTCCACGTCAGAGACATCAGCCACCCAGAGACGGCGAATCAGAAGGTCAACGTGCTGAATGTGCTGAAGAACCTGCAGATCCCCGACAGGCTGATGAACTCCATGATAGAAGTCCACAATAAAATCGACCTCGTTGACAAGTAAGAGAAAACATCTTCAGCTTTGGGAAGATATTAAAAAATTCCAGTTGAGATGGAAAATAAGACCAACTTTATTCTTAAAGGCTTACATCAATATTTGTCAgcttttcccgtgtttttgtgtctaaatatAACTGATGGGagcaacaattttttaaattgcagttgGCAGCGATCCATCTATGCACAAGAAGATCACTACAGTCACTAACTCTGGTTTGATTGAAATAACTTAACTTAATTTATCCAGTTAGatatgaaaatatgctggctccaTGCACgcttaaattactgtttatttaaatgaagtctggtgggtttggcgaaAACgattttttgggttgtttctggtttaataaaaaagatcttactctttaacaagaAAGTCTTTCTCTGCATGATCTTTTCCATAAAATTTCCAGACTtataataaaacactttttttaacaagctgagcctgtcagtggcaaaaacaagcactttaagtTAATCTCATTAGTTacttagaaacaaaaacatggcaaaatgcagtcaaaaaatacacaagttaCCCCCTTTCTGTGTCATAAAGCCAAAGCTTTACTTACAACACTGAATTTAGGTAATAAAATGACTCATGTAACTGCACTCGAAACAATAAAAGACATTGAATTTAGGAAACTAATTGTAGATACAATATATAGTATTATATAGTATTATTATGAATggcatcatttttctttttacctttttgtgtgttctgtgtaaatacagttataattattattttatattaattttagattatttttattgcagattttatatatacatattcatATCCtgttatataatttatattaatattatttttaaaaataatattttgtgtttgtctcagcTATCAGTCAGCTGAGCCTGACGTACTGCCCATATCCGCCCTGGAGGAGCGAGGCCTGGGTGAGCTGCGGAAAGCAGTGGAGGAGGAGATTTTAAACTCTacagg
Proteins encoded in this region:
- the gtpbp6 gene encoding LOW QUALITY PROTEIN: putative GTP-binding protein 6 (The sequence of the model RefSeq protein was modified relative to this genomic sequence to represent the inferred CDS: inserted 1 base in 1 codon; deleted 1 base in 1 codon) is translated as MRTLRRLQSWCPLLQRRCSSLCQRPAVCRLLLAPHXAPAASCSGASAQHIKRFSLSACRSRNKDDSSSGEHAGFNHEEEGEEEEDFIDDREVEELFQLQVPAGEHQQHRVFIVHPDVKWGSRKQHLTTAELMMAEAVGLVNTLDDWRVVDTIILSTKTPEKKRIFGKGNFLSLTERIRRTAGITAVFVNVERLSALSERELEEAWGVKVFDRYSMVLHIFRCNARTKEAKLQISLAEIPLLRSRLKNEMANLDQQGGGSRYIGGSGETLFEVQQRLLKEREMKIRSALEKLRRKRHLLRSQRKHKEFPTVSVLGYTNCGKTTLIKALTGDSGLQPRNQLFATLDVTVHAGQLPSRMTVLYVDTIGFLSQLPHQLIDSFSATLEDIKHSDLLVHVRDISHPETANQKVNVLNVLKNLQIPDRLMNSMIEVHNKIDLVDNYQSAEPDVLPISALEERGLGELRKAVEEEILNSTGKHILDVKVDLSTPQLSWLYKEATVQDVQVNADEGSAVVKVIIISAAAYGRYRKLFTG